From a single Nostoc sp. MS1 genomic region:
- a CDS encoding asparaginase codes for MTMGKRTQAAALEVRLLREGIIESKHIVQAVVCDDRGRVLTVAGNAETATFVRSALKPFQALAVTTTGTLERYDLSDRDLAIITSSHRGTIEQVRQAFNILWRADLDPSVLQCPIPPGKRSPLEYNCSGKHAGMLAICQQRHWPLNNYLERKHPVQQLILGKIAELLRMPAEEFISAHDDCGVPTYLMQLGQIASLYALLASSNNLDMERIVRAMTHHPSMVAGDGEFDTELMRLTPGELVSKAGAEGVQCIGRLGEGLGLAIKVIDGAKRAKYAVAIHLLKQMGWITPSVAESLSEKFMNPGKYTRLEVVGELSFL; via the coding sequence ATGACAATGGGAAAGCGAACTCAAGCCGCAGCACTGGAAGTCCGGTTGCTGCGTGAAGGTATCATCGAATCGAAGCATATAGTCCAAGCTGTTGTTTGTGACGACAGAGGACGGGTGCTGACTGTGGCCGGAAATGCGGAAACAGCTACATTTGTCCGTTCTGCGCTTAAACCCTTTCAAGCGTTAGCCGTCACTACTACAGGCACACTGGAACGCTATGATTTAAGCGATCGCGACCTAGCAATTATTACCAGTTCCCACAGAGGTACAATCGAACAAGTACGCCAAGCGTTTAACATCCTTTGGCGAGCTGACCTTGACCCTTCTGTACTCCAGTGTCCTATACCTCCAGGCAAACGCAGCCCTCTAGAATATAATTGCTCTGGTAAACACGCGGGGATGTTGGCTATTTGTCAACAACGCCATTGGCCTTTAAATAACTACCTGGAACGTAAGCATCCAGTACAGCAATTGATATTGGGGAAAATTGCCGAATTATTGCGAATGCCAGCTGAAGAATTTATCAGCGCTCATGATGATTGTGGCGTACCCACCTACTTGATGCAACTGGGACAAATAGCTTCTTTATACGCGCTTCTCGCCTCTAGCAATAACCTAGATATGGAACGCATAGTTCGAGCTATGACTCATCACCCGTCAATGGTAGCAGGGGATGGAGAATTTGACACGGAACTGATGCGCTTAACCCCTGGTGAATTGGTCAGCAAAGCTGGTGCAGAGGGTGTACAGTGCATCGGTAGGCTGGGCGAAGGTCTGGGATTAGCTATCAAAGTTATAGATGGGGCAAAACGGGCAAAATATGCCGTGGCGATTCACCTACTCAAACAAATGGGTTGGATTACTCCCAGCGTAGCGGAAAGCTTGTCAGAGAAGTTCATGAACCCAGGAAAATACACACGTTTAGAAGTTGTGGGTGAATTATCGTTTTTATAG